Genomic window (Spirochaetales bacterium):
GCTTGGAAAGGAGGAATCTATCGCATAACAACTTGCGTTTTCGGGAGAGGACCTGAAAAAAATGTGCGAAAAATACTTGACGTAATCGAAAATTGAACCGTGAATGGGAAATGACACTCTTTGTTCCGGTTGAAATATCACCATTATCCGTGAATGCAGATAACACTATTGAAGATAATAAAAAAGAAATAAAAAAAACGTATATGGATGAATTAAAAAAATTGGATGTGATGATAAAAGCATTTGATTTTGAATCGATCGGATTGGCAAATGATCTTCCTGAAAATTATAAATCCGATTTTCTTCGATGGCATCTCCTTGGTACCGAAGGAGGTTTATTCAGTGATATAAATATTCTCTATTTTAAGCCGATGGATGCCCTTGCGCTTAACATCAAGAAAAACAGTGATTATGATACATTTCTTTGCTTCCAGGAATACCATTCGGTTGGATTTATTTTATCGAAAAAAGACAATAATCTGTTCAATTATATTTTCAGCAAATCAAAAGTTAATTTTGATTTTTTTCAATATCAATCCGCAGGACCCGCCGTTCTGAATAATTATTGTCAATGTTTAAAAAAAGCGGAAAAAGAGTTTCATGTGACTATTTGTAATATGGATAAAAATATTGTCTATTTTCTTGATTCCTATCAATTGGATGATATATATAACAAGAACTCACTTGATAAATTGGGTCATAACTCTATCGGATTGCACTGGTATGCGGGAGCAAAAGCAGTAAGGAAAGAATATAAGGAGTTCCTGTGTAATATTGATGCGGATAATTTTAAAAACTACGACAATACAATCACAAAAATAATTGAATTGATTTTATAGTCAGGGGCAACCCGGGAACCTTTATTGTTCGATTTTTTTATTTCCGGATCATACGAATTCTTTATGGGCTATTCCGTTCAATAAAAGAGCCAGATAATAATTGTAATGTTCATAAAAGCACCGGTAACATCCGGACCCGTCATAATATCTTTGATTTTCTATTATCTCTTCGATCCGGTCCACGCCCCCCATTTCTCCCGTATAATCGCGAGAAGGATTTTCGAGCATATATTGACTGCCGCAGCAGGGAAACAATCTGCCGTCAGCACTCACCACCGGTTTCAAAAGGCTTATATAGCACTGCTTTCTTCCCTTTGTCCACCGCCCGCGATCCTGGTAAATGACACGTCCGTCGTCGACCAGGTCATGTACCCGTTGTTTCAGCGTTTCCATAAGGGTACCGGCATCCCCGGAAAGAATATCCGTCGTTATTCTGATATGGGTAAAATCGCACTCATTTGCGAACCTGATCATGTTGACAATCGCATCGAGATTGAACGCCTTTGTCACGACATAACTGAAAGAGAAATCCGTTTTGGCCTGCCCGGTAATGTCTTTGATGTTGCGCCAATATCCGTCTCCCCGGTCGTTTCCGTCGCCAAGCGAAAAGCGTACCCATGTCAACCGGTTCCAGTTGTTTCTCGAAAGATCCCCGGCACGGATCCCATTGGTAACGAGCCCTGTCTTGATACGAAGTTTTTCATGGATGTACTCGATTATGTCATTGATCTTCGGGTGCAGCAGGGGTTCCCCGCCCCCCGTAATGGTCACGCTTTTACATCCCAGTTTTTTAAACCTGGTCATTATATCGACCGTATCATCGAATGAAAGCTCCTTTGCGGTATCCCTGTTCGAACAACTGCACCACGCGCATCGTTGATTGCACCTGTTTGTCGGATTCAATTGCACGTGTACCGGGATGATTTTCCTGTTTCCGATAATGCTGTCCGTCAGTTCCCTGTCGAGGAACAGCTTGACGGGAATAACGCCGCTTGCCGCCGTATAATTGAAGACACCTTCTTTTGCATCCATATCTCAAACTCCCTGTTACATCTTTCTCAACAGATACTTTCCTTCGTTTCTCAGCTTCTTTGTTTTTTCGATAATCAACGGCCAGTGAATCAACAACTCGCCGTAGCTTTTTACAAGGTGTTGATACCGTGTGACAATCGTTTTTTCGCCGCTTCTCTCCCCCGTACCGGACAGGGCAATACAGGAGGTGCCCGTCACATACTGTCTCATCTTTTCGATATACCCGAAAACGTCTTTTGCCCAATAACCGGGCCGTTTATCGTAAAAGGCAAGGAGTTCTTCCAGCCGGCATATGTACCTGCTTACGTGCGGCAGCCACCTTATTCTTATATATTCGTTGAAATCAGGCGCACCGAGTCCCGCGATGTTGATTAAATAAGTGCCTAATGTATGCAGCTTTGACTCCGGATCATCGGCGGCTGTGTCCCGGTTGAAGGATTGTACGAGCAGGATGACGATCTCCGAAATCCTCAACGACATATCATGGATTGCCTCATGCTGAAATTTCCGTTCTTCAAGCGGATCGTGGAAGACGGCGTACGGCAGATGCCCGATGAGGCTGCCGGTAAAACAGGCCCGTAAAACCGCAGCAAAAACACCTTCCGTATTGCGGCGGACGGGAAAAAACGGGGGAAGCA
Coding sequences:
- a CDS encoding radical SAM protein, which produces MDAKEGVFNYTAASGVIPVKLFLDRELTDSIIGNRKIIPVHVQLNPTNRCNQRCAWCSCSNRDTAKELSFDDTVDIMTRFKKLGCKSVTITGGGEPLLHPKINDIIEYIHEKLRIKTGLVTNGIRAGDLSRNNWNRLTWVRFSLGDGNDRGDGYWRNIKDITGQAKTDFSFSYVVTKAFNLDAIVNMIRFANECDFTHIRITTDILSGDAGTLMETLKQRVHDLVDDGRVIYQDRGRWTKGRKQCYISLLKPVVSADGRLFPCCGSQYMLENPSRDYTGEMGGVDRIEEIIENQRYYDGSGCYRCFYEHYNYYLALLLNGIAHKEFV